The nucleotide window TGGTCTGTATCagcaattaaattacaaaaataatgcaGCTTTATTATGATCATTTAAATGTGTCTATATATTGTGATACTTTGAAAGCTCATATAGTGAAGCATAATAATTGAGCGTACTAAGCTCTTTTACTCTTGTGCATAGACATTTTAATGCTACAAGACAATGCAATCTTGAAGCCTTACAGAtgtattcttaatattatttgtgtgctacgtttaataatttatgtttaatgtaatattgtaatgtatatgtgtaaaatacacatacacatatgacAATTACTGATAATAGATTGTTTTTCACACATTTTTCGCGCACATGTGTATAACTCGTACATTATTTCagttaaattgttaataacattaagcaacaaataaatataatattatgtattaagtTATTAACCCTATTTGctatattatgattaatatcctatttcaatgtaaaattaagtgtgaatgtatataatattatatatgtatatatatatatatatatatatatatatatatatatagtatgtttttctttttttaaatattaatattcttaatttatataaattgtatttacacTTGtacaataactaaaaattacatctaataattctataattatctaaACACACTGTatcaatatacaaaaaaaaaaaaaaaaaaaaaaaaatcaagtttataaattaaataaaatgcatcattttcaataaatcattaagttacttataaaatgaataaattatatgatacacAAAGGAATGcacaatactttatttttataaaatcttaataaaatgtttttatagactcatatattaataaatataatatttaaaaaacatacttttcaCTATTGCTTATACAGGAACTTTTCCAATAAAAAACCACAAATACGATGTTATATAACTAGTTATCAagtacaaacatttttttaaacttttacaaGTTCTCTATTTAATTACCAATTGTGTGACATAATGCTTGCATTCAAAACTTTCGAATTGGACCTGGAAATTTACAgttcacatatattataaattttcaattccaGCTAAAATTTACGAACACGGGCTACCTCTATCTATATTTGCTCGCTGGAAAACccttatattttctatataattatttatattagtaataattatttctgatatTATAACATACTATTACATGTAAGTACATATAGACAAAggtttatatctttataattatataactttatttggtttttgtatctttttcaaGATCCTTGAATTTGGCTTCAAGTCGTTTAGAGTATGCTGCAAGTTTATATGCAGCTTGCTCCAGTTTGCTAACACTATCATCAATTTGATTGATATTATCTAGAATCGGCTGTAACTTTTGATACTTTTCATTCAGAGAATCCAATGACTGCACGACATTCGATGAAATGATCTTCAATTCTGTATACTTGGCAATAGTTTCTTTGTTTAAGCGTTCTAATAATTGATAGTCTGCGTGGGTGGAAGTGAGCTCCTCTTGCAGATATTCTCCCGTCTTTTCGAACATTGTGTTCGCCAAACGACTTAAATTCGGATCATGCGGATCCAGCGCCTCGAAACTACTGGTGCTGGTAGAAAGTGTGGTGCCACGTTTTGGTGATTCGCATCTTGAATACTGCTCTCCTGACAGACTTTCGATTAACGTTGACTCGGTCTCGTTCTTTGACGGATCCATAATTGATATGATTATTCCTACTATTATTAAATCCTACGATTTGAATTAACACAGATTAACTAAGATAGAGTCTAATACTGTCAGGTTTAGTGTTCTACGAGTCATTGATTAAATACTTGAAGGTTTGATCAGCACACTGTTGTAACAGTTAAAACAAGACAATAATGTACGCAGCACGATACATCACATCAAGGCCGCGTTCGAGGAGACGCTATTAGTGCAAAGAGCATCGTTCTATCTTTACTTGTTATTTACTC belongs to Anoplolepis gracilipes chromosome 4, ASM4749672v1, whole genome shotgun sequence and includes:
- the Blos2 gene encoding biogenesis of lysosome-related organelles complex 1 subunit 2, translated to MDPSKNETESTLIESLSGEQYSRCESPKRGTTLSTSTSSFEALDPHDPNLSRLANTMFEKTGEYLQEELTSTHADYQLLERLNKETIAKYTELKIISSNVVQSLDSLNEKYQKLQPILDNINQIDDSVSKLEQAAYKLAAYSKRLEAKFKDLEKDTKTK